The following coding sequences are from one Humulus lupulus chromosome X, drHumLupu1.1, whole genome shotgun sequence window:
- the LOC133804250 gene encoding glutamate receptor 2.7-like gives MMRKNDIPAIVVFSVSLLFLLCNCPSMLLAQNSSNGGKIIGVKVGVILNLETDFGKMGLSCINMALSDFYTSNPAFTTRLRLHTRNSKSDVVEAAASALDLIKNVQVEAILCPETSMQAHFVIELGDKAQVPIITFSAKSPSLTSLRSPYFFRVASNDSSQVEAIAAVVKAFGWREVVPIYVDNEYGEGIIPYLTDALQDVDAQVPYRSVIPPTATDDHISAELYKLMTMQTRVFVLHMFPALGYRIFAMAEKIGMMADGYVWIMTDGVADFLGSANSTVLDSMQGVLGLKTHVPKTKELQNFAVRWREKFQRENPTIVNPPLVTFGLWAYDAVFGLAKAVEEIGKASNFSFKRVNVSSDNNPTDLGSFGVSQTGPELVQALSKMTFKGLSGEFKLVNGQLQTSTIEIINVNGSGERKVGFWTLENGLERVLGSGDKTKYSALNTSLAPIIWPGDSTSAPKGWQIPTNGKKLRIGVPVKHGFREFVNVTFPFSNDSVTGYSIDVFKAVLEALPYSVSYEYVPFPNADGTYNDFVYQVFDGKLDAAVGDITIRANRSLYVDFTLPYTESGVYMIVPIKDDRSGNAWAFLKPLTWDLWVTSGCFFIFVGFVVWVLEHRINEDFRGPPYHQIGTSFWYSFSTMVFAHKERVVSNLARFVVIIWCFVVLILTQSYTASLTSLLTVQQLQPTITDVNQLLKNKEKVGFQRGSFIEGILKQMGFEDHQFVIYDTPEDLYQLFANGSKNNGIAAAFDETPYMKLFMAKYCSKFTMVEPTFKADGFAFAFPKGSPLVQDISRAILEVTEGKKMKAIEELWFKKDTNCVDPNNKFSSNSLGLESFWGLFLIAGVASSLALVIYAVMFLYEQRNLLMNSDAEPSVWRRIVAIFRTFDEKDLSSHTFRKNEAGERSVIDLSSPNTNCPPSPSGFSVHTNSSFVFREPGSSSPDPNGTQTTYQETVVVSAVEVTYPNQDSRENHNS, from the exons ATGATGAGGAAGAACGACATCCCAGCGATTGTCGTTTTTTCTGTgtctttgttgttcttgctttgtAATTGCCCGAGTATGTTATTGGCCCAGAATAGTAGTAATGGTGGGAAAATAATAGGAGTGAAAGTGGGGGTGATTCTGAACTTGGAGACTGATTTTGGTAAGATGGGGCTGAGCTGCATCAACATGGCTCTTTCTGATTTCTACACTTCCAATCCTGCCTTCACAACCAGGCTTCGTCTCCACACTAGGAACTCCAAATCCGACGTCGTTGAAGCTGCTGCTTCAG CTTTGGATCTAATAAAAAATGTTCAAGTCGAAGCCATTCTATGCCCAGAAACATCAATGCAGGCCCACTTCGTAATCGAACTCGGTGACAAAGCCCAAGTGCCCATCATAACATTCTCCGCAAAAAGCCCATCTCTCACTTCTCTCCGAAGCCCATACTTCTTCCGAGTAGCCTCAAACGATTCGTCTCAGGTGGAAGCCATAGCTGCCGTCGTCAAAGCTTTCGGATGGAGAGAAGTAGTGCCCATCTACGTCGACAACGAGTACGGCGAGGGAATCATTCCTTACTTGACCGATGCTTTACAAGACGTCGATGCCCAAGTACCGTACCGGAGTGTGATCCCTCCGACCGCCACAGACGACCACATTTCAGCCGAGCTCTACAAGCTCATGACAATGCAGACAAGGGTCTTCGTCCTTCATATGTTTCCGGCTCTTGGGTACCGAATCTTTGCCATGGCCGAGAAGATTGGTATGATGGCTGATGGTTACGTTTGGATAATGACTGACGGGGTTGCTGATTTTCTGGGCTCAGCCAATTCAACTGTTCTCGATTCGATGCAAGGAGTTTTGGGGTTGAAAACCCATGTCCCTAAAACGAAGGAGCTTCAGAATTTTGCGGTTCGTTGGAGAGAAAAATTTCAACGTGAAAATCCCACCATTGTTAACCCTCCTTTGGTGACTTTTGGGCTTTGGGCTTACGACGCCGTTTTCGGATTGGCCAAGGCAGTTGAGGAGATTGGGAAAGCATCGAACTTTAGCTTCAAAAGGGTGAATGTTTCGAGTGATAACAACCCTACTGATTTGGGATCGTTTGGGGTGTCTCAGACTGGTCCGGAACTTGTTCAAGCGTTATCGAAGATGACGTTTAAAGGGCTTTCGGGTGAGTTTAAACTCGTTAATGGGCAGCTGCAAACTTCGACTATTGAGATCATCAACGTGAATGGAAGTGGTGAAAGAAAGGTTGGGTTTTGGACGCTTGAGAATGGACTCGAGAGAGTGTTGGGTTCAGGAGATAAGACCAAATACTCTGCTTTGAATACCAGTTTGGCGCCTATAATATGGCCTGGTGACTCTACCTCAGCTCCTAAGGGGTGGCAGATCCCGACGAATGGGAAGAAGTTGCGAATTGGGGTCCCGGTTAAACATGGATTTAGGGAGTTTGTGAATGTGACATTTCCTTTCTCAAATGACTCTGTTACTGGTTACAGTATCGATGTTTTCAAGGCCGTTTTGGAAGCGCTGCCTTACTCTGTTTCGTATGAGTATGTTCCCTTTCCTAATGCCGATGGCACATACAACGACTTTGTGTACCAAGTGTTTGATGGg AAACTGGATGCTGCAGTTGGGGACATAACCATTAGAGCAAATAGGTCCTTGTACGTGGACTTTACATTGCCATATACTGAGTCTGGTGTGTACATGATAGTACCAATCAAGGATGATAGAAGTGGCAATGCTTGGGCATTCTTGAAGCCTTTGACTTGGGATCTTTGGGTAACAAGTGgttgttttttcatttttgttggGTTTGTAGTATGGGTTCTTGAACACCGAATAAATGAGGACTTTCGTGGCCCTCCATATCATCAAATTGGAACAAGCTTTTGGTACTCTTTTTCAACCATGGTTTTTGCACATA AGGAAAGAGTTGTGAGTAACTTGGCAAGATTTGTAGTGATTATATGGTGCTTTGTAGTACTCATACTCACCCAAAGTTACACAGCTAGTTTGACCTCGCTTTTAACAGTCCAACAACTCCAACCAACCATCACTGATGTGAACCAGCTCCTGAAGAACAAGGAGAAAGTTGGCTTTCAACGGGGTTCTTTTATAGAAGGAATATTGAAACAAATGGGGTTTGAAGATCACCAATTTGTGATCTATGACACTCCAGAAGACTTATACCAACTCTTTGCAAATGGGAGTAAAAACAATGGGATTGCTGCTGCTTTTGATGAAACACCTTACATGAAACTTTTTATGGCAAAATATTGCTCCAAGTTTACCATGGTTGAACCAACATTCAAAGCTGACGGCTTTGCTTTT GCTTTTCCGAAAGGCTCGCCTCTTGTTCAAGATATTTCGAGGGCAATATTGGAAGTGACTGAAGGAAAGAAAATGAAGGCTATAGAAGAATTGTGGTTCAAGAAAGACACCAACTGTGTAGACCCCAACAACAAGTTCTCATCCAACAGTCTTGGGCTGGAAAGCTTTTGGGGACTCTTCCTCATCGCAGGTGTGGCTTCATCGTTGGCGCTTGTCATATATGCTGTCATGTTCCTCTATGAGCAAAGGAATCTCTTGATGAACTCCGATGCAGAACCATCAGTTTGGAGGAGAATTGTGGCCATTTTTAGAACATTTGACGAAAAGGACCTCAGCTCGCACACTTTTAGAAAGAATGAAGCCGGAGAAAGAAGCGTCATTGACTTGTCATCGCCGAACACCAACTGCCCGCCAAGTCCTTCAGGGTTCTCAGTCCATACAAATTCAAGCTTTGTGTTTAGGGAGCCAGGATCGTCTTCTCCAGACCCAAATGGTACACAAACAACTTATCAAGAGACTGTTGTAGTCTCAGCTGTAGAGGTTACTTACCCAAATCAAGACTCGAGGGAGAATCACAACTCTTAG